Proteins from a genomic interval of Medicago truncatula cultivar Jemalong A17 chromosome 3, MtrunA17r5.0-ANR, whole genome shotgun sequence:
- the LOC25489423 gene encoding phosphatidylinositol transfer protein 3, producing MSENLKKTASDGHEKMLAVSLSQEQQAKIIEVRKLIGTLSDKESVYCSDASISRYLKSQNWNVKKASQMLKQSLKWRQEYKPEEITWDDVAKEAETGKMYRPNYCAKDGRPVLIMRTNRQKSKTLVEEIKHFVYCMENAILNLPPNQEQVIWLVDFHGFSLSSVSFKMTREVSHILQKYYPQRLGLAIMYDAPGIFQPFFSMVKVLLETESYNKIKFVYSNDQNTKKTMEGLFDMDQLEPAFGGNNATEFDMNKYAKRMREEDNKMHSLWTQANSPLSVSHNVPPSDSIRLEVDSDASNEKIIDSSVPKPDQYISVTRGDTNVMA from the exons ATGAGTGagaatctgaagaaaactgcctCTGATGGCCATGAGAAAATGTTAGCAGTGTCACTATCACAAGAACAGCAGGCTAAG ATCATTGAGGTGAGAAAGTTGATAGGAACATTATCAGATAAGGAATCTGTGTACTGTTCTGATGCATCCATTTCAAGGTATTTAAAATCACAAAATTGGAATGTTAAGAAAGCATCTCAAATGTTGAAACAAAGCCTGAAATGGAGACAGGAATATAAACCTGAAGAGATTACCTGG GATGATGTTGCTAAGGAAGCAGAGACAGGGAAAATGTATAGGCCAAATTATTGTGCAAAGGATGGAAGACCAGTACTTATAATGAGAACAAATCGCCAG AAGTCAAAGACATTGGTAGAAGAGATTAAGCATTTTGTTTACTGCATGGAGAATGCAATTTTAAATCTTCCACCTAACCAGGAGCAGGTGATCTGGCTGGTTGATTTCCATGGTTTCAGTTTGTCAAGTGTATCATTCAAGATGACGCGCGAAGTTAGCCAtatattacaaaaatattatCCGCAGCGCCTAGGATTGGCAATCATGTATGATGCACCTGGGATTTTCCAACCATTCTTCTCG ATGGTGAAGGTTCTGCTTGAGACTGAGAGTTACAATAAGATAAAGTTTGTTTATTCTAACGACCAAAATACAAAGAAGACTATGGAGGGTTTGTTTGATATGGATCAACTAGAACCTGCATTTGGTGGGAATAATGCCACAGAATTTGATATGAATAAATATGCTAAGAGAATGAGAGAGGAAGATAACAAGATGCACTCCTTATGGACACAGGCAAACTCTCCATTGTCAGTCTCGCACAATGTTCCTCCTTCAGATTCGATCAGGTTAGAAGTAGATTCTGATGCTTCCAACGAGAAAATAATTGATTCCTCTGTTCCTAAACCTGATCAATATATCTCGGTTACTCGTGGGGACACAAATGTCATGGCATAG
- the LOC25489419 gene encoding pollen-specific protein C13, with product MASRGAFLLFLCVLPAMVMAIRPAKNPFCLKGRVVCDPCRAGYETSAITHIAGADVMLVCKQRITNEVVFTKPGKTDATGEYTIYVDQDRADDVCDVQLINSPERSCSEKAPGRDQARVILTRYNGISSNDRFANAMLYMAEEVASGCAEVLKQMQELDEEN from the exons ATGGCTTCAAGAGGagcttttttgttgtttttgtgtgttCTTCCAGCGATGGTTATGGCCATTCGCCCAGCCAAGAACCCTTTCTGTTTGAAGGGTCGTGTTGTATGTGACCCTTGCCGTGCTGGTTATGAAACTTCCGCTATCACTCACATTGCTG GTGCTGATGTTATGCTGGTATGCAAGCAAAGGATCACCAACGAAGTTGTGTTCACAAAGCCAGGGAAGACTGATGCAACTGGAGAATATACAATCTATGTGGATCAAGATCGCGCCGATGATGTGTGTGATGTGCAGCTAATAAACAGTCCTGAGCGTAGTTGCAGCGAAAAAGCACCTGGACGTGACCAAGCACGCGTTATTCTCACCCGTTACAACGGCATTTCCTCTAATGACAGGTTTGCCAATGCTATGTTATACATGGCAGAGGAGGTTGCTTCTGGCTGTGCTGAAGTCCTCAAGCAAATGCAGGAATTGGATGAagagaattaa
- the LOC25489422 gene encoding 2,3-bisphosphoglycerate-dependent phosphoglycerate mutase 1 has product MAAEVCHHAIGSLQSHSHLGNLNHHQNIRSGVLRLATKDFISNGLSKGISSCFGQRNCIVIRSSASHSQTSVVDPVLSPSKSNTGDTSKKSNEAALILIRHGESLWNEKNLFTGCVDVPLSKKGIDEAIEAGKRISSIPVDLIFTSALIRAQMTAMLAMTQHRRRKVPIVMHNESEQAKAWSQVFSEDTKKQSIPVIAAWQLNERMYGELQGLNKQETADRYGKEQVHEWRRSYDIPPPNGESLEMCAERAVAYFRDQIEPQLLSGKNVMIAAHGNSLRSIIMYLDKLTSQEVISLELSTGIPMLYIFKEGRFIRRGSPIKPTEAGVYAYTKRLALYRQKLDEMF; this is encoded by the exons ATGGCAGCTGAAGTATGTCACCATGCTATTGGCTCTTTGCAATCTCATTCTCATCTTGGTAATTTGAATCATCACCAAAATATCAGAAGCGGTGTATTAAGATTGGCGACAAAGGACTTTATCAGTAATGGCTTGTCAAAGGGAATAAGTAGCTGCTTTGGCCAGAGAAATTGTATTGTTATTCGATCTTCGGCTTCCCATTCCCAGACATCGGTTGTTGATCCAGTGTTGTCCCCTTCAAAAAGCAACACCGGTGACACTTCCAAGAAATCAA ATGAAGCTGCTTTGATCCTTATTCGACACGGTGAGTCGTTGTGGAATGAGAAGAATTTGTTCACAGGTTGTGTTGATGTACCACTTAGCAAGAAGGGTATAGACGAGGCAATTGAAGCTGGAAAAAGAATTAGTAGCATTCCAGTTGATCTCATATTTACATCTGCTTTGATTCGTGCACAAATGACAGCCATGCTTGCCATGACCCAGCACCGCCGTAGAAAG GTGCCTATCGTTATGCACAACGAGAGTGAACAAGCAAAGGCATGGAGTCAAGTTTTTAGTGAAGATACAAAAAAGCAGTCCATTCCAGTCATAGCAGCTTGGCAACTAAATGAAAGAAT GTATGGAGAACTACAGGGTCTCAATAAGCAAGAAACAGCAGACAGATATGGGAAAGAACAAGTCCATGAGTGGCGCCGAAGCTATGACATACCTCCTCCCAATGGTGAAAGTCTGGAAATGTGTGCTGAAAGAGCAGTTGCCTATTTCAGAGACCAA ATTGAACCCCAACTTTTATCTGGAAAGAATGTTATGATTGCCGCACACGGGAATTCATTGAGATCCATTATCATGTATCTCGACAAATTAACTTCCCAGGAG GTTATTAGTTTAGAACTGTCAACTGGAATTCCAATGCTTTACATTTTCAAAGAAGGAAGATTCATTAGGAGGGGGAGTCCCATAAAACCAACTGAAGCTGGAGTTTACGCCTATACCAAG CGTTTGGCTCTTTACAGGCAGAAGTTGGATGAGATGTTCTAA
- the LOC25489420 gene encoding F-box/LRR-repeat protein 4 yields MGSRKRIAGAGLQDDCWEYVLSKLLNNLNVENRNHYLETLSLVSKQLLDVTNRSVHSVTLIYNPSSFSRLFQRFPNLTSLDLSCFRGDTNILLSRIPRSVSLSRLTSLNLSNHPTFPTLGLQTILKNTKSTLTSLTCSNIGSLYHTDISFIADSFPFLQQLDISYPKIITNDSDNYNNALKLLTQKLSKLRKVNLSGHFYVNDSTFFLLCMNCVFLQELVMFQCHLLSHDGLASAICQRPTLNSFSLTCRKDISSYSIDSLLSLKRLTCLDLSFSLITDELLCLLALEALPLRKLVLRKCFGHTNAGISYLLSRCRSLQHLDLQNFESKYLNVQSFMDLCVFLGDLVSINLNGCDKLNNAALFALLKNCPLLTEIHMESTKIGIGSRPSAVDLVVYHQVKSLHLAYNSQLQDEDITMFSFMFPNMQLLDLSSCDDICIELL; encoded by the coding sequence atgGGTTCCAGAAAAAGAATTGCAGGAGCAGGTTTACAGGATGATTGCTGGGAATATGTGTTATCCAAACTCCTTAACAACCTCAACGTTGAGAACCGTAATCATTACTTAGAGACTCTATCCCTTGTGTCCAAACAACTACTCGACGTAACAAACCGTTCTGTGCATTCCGTCACATTAATCTACAATCCATCATCCTTCTCTCGTCTCTTCCAAAGGTTCCCAAATCTTACTTCACTTGACCTCTCGTGCTTCCGCGGTGACACAAACATTCTTCTCTCTCGAATCCCCCGTTCTGTTTCCCTCTCCCGTCTCACATCTCTCAACCTCTCAAACCACCCCACTTTCCCCACGTTAGGATTGCAAACTATTCTCAAAAACACTAAATCAACCTTGACCTCTCTCACTTGTTCCAACATCGGCTCTCTATACCATACTGACATATCCTTCATTGCCGATTCCTTCCCTTTCCTCCAACAATTGGATATCAGTTACCCTAAAATAATCACCAATGACagtgacaattataataatgcTTTGAAGCTTCTCACTCAAAAGCTTTCAAAACTCCGCAAGGTTAATCTCTCTGGTCATTTCTACGTTAATGACTCCACCTTTTTTCTATTGTGTATGAACTGTGTGTTTCTACAAGAGTTGGTTATGTTCCAATGCCATTTGCTATCACATGATGGTCTTGCTTCTGCAATATGTCAGAGACCAACTTTGAATTCTTTCTCACTTACATGCCGTAAGGATATTTCTTCATACTCCATTGATTCATTGCTGAGTTTGAAGAGATTAACTTGTCTTGATTTGTCCTTTTCACTCATCACTGACGAGCTGCTTTGCTTACTAGCACTTGAAGCTCTTCCTTTGAGGAAACTTGTCCTCCGCAAATGCTTCGGACATACAAATGCTGGGATCTCTTACCTCTTGTCAAGGTGTCGATCTCTGCAGCATCTAGATCTTCAAAATTTTGAGTCAAAATATTTGAATGTTCAAAGTTTCATGGACTTGTGTGTATTTCTTGGTGATTTGGTGTCTATAAACCTCAATGGTTGTGACAAGCTCAACAATGCAGCCTTATTTGCACTCCTTAAGAATTGTCCTTTGCTGACTGAGATCCACATGGAGTCAACAAAAATTGGAATTGGTTCAAGACCATCTGCGGTGGATTTGGTTGTATACCATCAAGTGAAGTCTCTCCATTTGGCTTACAATTCACAATTGCAAGATGAAGACATCACCatgttttcttttatgtttccTAATATGCAGCTTCTTGATTTGAGCTCTTGTGACGACATATGTATTGAGCTCTTGTGA